Proteins encoded within one genomic window of Candidatus Campbellbacteria bacterium:
- a CDS encoding collagen-like protein has translation MKGKRGERKMKSRPTKPDKFHSIPQGGKMTYDTKVRWTIRLTLVFVVLAIIGYMPAFANGHSAQSQEHVDSEQSFDTDADLRELVYEFMWDTSNVRDDESWEQWLDQWHNIATVQYGTSDTDTLEFGQVVEVPDHPADWDYVDWEEVPYEQRPSVALNHACGVTTGRVDQENDNELSFETGEYATRGEVENVAARLLGIMLEIVHLGGTHTRPGCPLAIESFAGDPDMLKDLIERQANRAVENAEVRLEGAIADLEDSVGRDIDAATAEALRADLELRQDFQLQIEEALREFPEDWDEWRDEIGSLWMAHAELEHRVDEIKQEVYQDVVAYCEQSDDCEGPQGPRGPRGFPGEVGQVGPPGPEGPRGPEGPRGPQGPAGDDANVDQFNAMLDDLRAGHDGQQDQLDDHERRIGNNERDIADNTRRLDDQQDQIDELREMVREGRVDSYDFPDDVRADSPLRQRTCGAGGTGTDNNQQEMTVNTHRNYTGDMSLTVYTYADGVRIVDYDFPDGWNTGPEASNPGQKETRWYEERLPLDATFSVTVSDGRDECQVTFNAFHRPSQN, from the coding sequence TTGAAAGGGAAGAGAGGGGAGAGAAAAATGAAATCTCGTCCGACGAAGCCAGATAAGTTCCATTCAATCCCACAAGGAGGAAAAATGACTTACGACACTAAGGTACGTTGGACAATTCGTCTGACTCTCGTGTTTGTCGTTCTGGCGATTATCGGCTATATGCCGGCTTTTGCCAACGGACACAGCGCGCAGAGCCAGGAGCACGTGGACAGCGAACAGTCTTTCGATACTGACGCTGACCTGCGTGAGCTCGTCTATGAGTTCATGTGGGACACAAGTAACGTCCGCGATGATGAGTCGTGGGAACAGTGGCTAGATCAGTGGCATAACATCGCAACTGTTCAATACGGTACCAGCGACACCGATACGCTCGAATTCGGTCAGGTGGTCGAAGTTCCGGATCATCCCGCTGATTGGGACTATGTTGATTGGGAAGAAGTTCCCTATGAACAACGTCCTTCGGTGGCGCTTAATCACGCATGCGGGGTGACGACGGGACGTGTTGACCAAGAAAACGACAATGAGCTTAGCTTTGAGACCGGCGAGTATGCGACGCGCGGTGAAGTAGAAAATGTTGCCGCTCGGTTGCTCGGGATCATGCTTGAGATTGTACACCTTGGTGGCACCCATACGAGACCCGGATGTCCGCTTGCCATCGAATCATTTGCAGGAGATCCTGATATGCTTAAGGATCTCATCGAACGGCAGGCAAATCGCGCCGTCGAAAATGCAGAAGTACGGCTTGAGGGTGCGATTGCTGATCTGGAAGACAGTGTCGGCCGTGACATTGACGCGGCCACCGCGGAAGCACTTCGCGCGGATCTCGAGCTTCGTCAAGACTTCCAACTGCAGATTGAAGAAGCTCTTCGAGAGTTTCCTGAAGATTGGGATGAGTGGAGAGACGAGATTGGCTCGTTGTGGATGGCCCATGCAGAGCTTGAACATCGAGTCGATGAAATCAAGCAGGAAGTCTACCAAGATGTAGTTGCATACTGTGAACAGAGTGACGACTGTGAGGGCCCACAAGGTCCCCGAGGACCTCGAGGCTTTCCTGGCGAAGTTGGTCAAGTAGGCCCGCCCGGCCCTGAAGGTCCCCGTGGCCCCGAAGGTCCTCGCGGACCTCAAGGTCCCGCAGGCGACGATGCAAACGTCGATCAGTTCAACGCAATGCTTGATGATCTGCGTGCAGGTCACGATGGGCAGCAAGATCAACTTGACGACCACGAGCGTCGGATCGGCAATAACGAACGTGACATTGCCGACAACACGCGTCGTCTTGATGATCAGCAGGATCAAATCGACGAATTGCGCGAAATGGTACGAGAAGGTCGTGTGGACTCATACGACTTCCCCGACGATGTTCGCGCAGACAGTCCTCTTCGGCAACGGACCTGTGGTGCTGGCGGTACTGGTACCGACAACAACCAGCAGGAGATGACCGTTAATACCCATCGCAATTATACGGGAGACATGTCATTGACTGTCTACACGTATGCGGATGGGGTTCGAATCGTCGACTACGACTTTCCGGACGGTTGGAATACTGGCCCCGAGGCAAGTAATCCAGGTCAGAAGGAGACCAGGTGGTATGAAGAGCGCTTGCCGCTCGATGCAACCTTCTCCGTGACCGTGTCAGATGGCCGAGATGAGTGTCAAGTTACATTCAATGCGTTTCATCGCCCTTCTCAAAACTGA
- a CDS encoding PEP-utilizing enzyme, translating into MITEFNGEFLTDDTIVSEELSFKRIDDPSVLPGRISTEKTVYVVPSLSADFFLLFPTARAIVTTAGSPLSHLAILAREHNIPVFLAQNVDLNSLDSEGRCTLIAQ; encoded by the coding sequence ATGATCACTGAATTTAACGGAGAATTTTTGACAGACGATACGATTGTGTCTGAAGAGCTTTCATTCAAGCGAATTGACGATCCTTCTGTATTGCCGGGACGTATCAGTACGGAAAAAACTGTTTACGTTGTTCCTTCGCTCAGCGCCGATTTCTTTCTTCTGTTTCCTACAGCACGAGCAATTGTAACTACGGCGGGTTCGCCTCTTTCGCACTTGGCGATTCTCGCGCGTGAACACAATATCCCAGTATTTCTTGCCCAAAATGTAGATCTAAATTCCTTGGACTCCGAAGGACGGTGTACATTAATCGCTCAATAA
- a CDS encoding PEP/pyruvate-binding domain-containing protein, with protein MIKLSQELPKKAGGKAQRLAELYQAGFSVPCGVVVLPNEEITQCAIEAGLQECQAHTYAVRSSFALEDGESHSFAGIFESETEVPKQQLTEAVKRVRASADTERAKQYGSLANVTISSDCMSVVIQEMVVADIYGVCFTKAPNEQDQMLISVSKHHEGVTGGENSETHKLARVGGTLHPIYALVRDAALNIERLFGAPQDIEYAIQDIDGSPVLVVLQSRPITS; from the coding sequence ATGATCAAGCTTTCTCAGGAACTACCAAAAAAAGCCGGTGGTAAGGCACAACGTCTAGCCGAGTTGTATCAAGCAGGCTTTTCTGTTCCTTGCGGTGTGGTTGTATTACCAAACGAAGAAATTACTCAATGCGCTATTGAAGCTGGGTTACAAGAGTGTCAGGCCCATACGTACGCAGTGCGATCGTCGTTTGCTCTTGAAGATGGCGAGTCGCATTCATTTGCCGGTATTTTCGAAAGTGAAACAGAAGTTCCGAAACAACAGTTAACTGAAGCAGTTAAGCGCGTGCGAGCTTCGGCTGATACTGAACGAGCCAAACAATACGGTTCGCTTGCTAATGTCACAATTTCTTCCGATTGCATGTCGGTCGTTATTCAAGAAATGGTGGTCGCTGATATTTATGGTGTCTGCTTTACAAAAGCACCCAACGAGCAAGATCAAATGCTAATTTCTGTCTCTAAACACCATGAAGGAGTGACAGGTGGGGAAAATAGCGAAACACATAAGCTGGCTCGTGTCGGTGGTACGCTGCATCCGATATATGCATTAGTTCGAGATGCGGCACTTAACATCGAACGTCTTTTTGGAGCTCCGCAGGATATCGAATACGCGATTCAAGATATCGACGGTAGTCCCGTGTTAGTTGTACTTCAGTCAAGGCCGATTACGTCGTAA
- a CDS encoding glycosyl hydrolase, protein MKKFVIGFFVFGVIAFLSVTVSPFEESLEKATGEDANPNAKLVPVEGKIYHAMSPDAFSGWNNISDPSIISEHEDLVGKGISWISVTNTWFPRGVANECLNGQRNFFDRGIHFPRNDVEKVVRSGNIPSIRMFPYDRCITSDYEKYKLENFIDGKFDEEIRAWAREAKSIPSPLLVTFGVEVNGFWFPWNLRYNGGLEKTEYGDPELYDGHERFRDAYRRIIDIFRDEGVQNVTWFYHVNCIWDSDIGNPEASVDGYYPGDDYIDWIGVSCYGSQNPKNDFWWDMSLTFDNVYQQITESNMISEEKPIALMEYGVTEDERKPEWMEDFFEDIVSGRYPRLKALSWWQSEFCVVYDETEDQGCAQWTDIRVNSSQEALGVYRDYMSHDVFIGEARFEER, encoded by the coding sequence ATGAAAAAGTTTGTTATTGGATTTTTTGTGTTTGGAGTAATTGCGTTTTTAAGCGTGACAGTTTCTCCTTTTGAAGAATCGCTTGAAAAGGCAACCGGAGAAGATGCCAATCCTAACGCAAAGTTAGTTCCCGTTGAGGGAAAGATCTATCACGCCATGTCCCCGGACGCGTTTTCCGGATGGAATAATATATCAGACCCTTCTATTATTTCCGAGCACGAGGACTTGGTAGGGAAAGGTATATCTTGGATTTCGGTTACAAATACTTGGTTCCCCAGAGGGGTCGCAAACGAATGTTTGAATGGACAACGCAACTTCTTTGATCGAGGAATACACTTTCCGAGAAATGATGTAGAGAAAGTGGTTCGTTCGGGCAACATTCCTTCTATAAGGATGTTTCCTTACGATCGCTGCATAACAAGTGACTACGAAAAGTATAAACTAGAGAATTTCATTGACGGGAAATTCGACGAGGAGATTCGTGCGTGGGCGAGAGAGGCAAAGTCGATTCCGTCGCCTTTGCTCGTGACTTTCGGGGTCGAAGTTAATGGTTTTTGGTTTCCGTGGAATTTGCGATACAACGGAGGATTGGAAAAAACCGAATATGGTGATCCCGAATTATACGATGGACACGAAAGATTCCGAGACGCCTATCGACGCATCATAGATATTTTTAGAGACGAAGGGGTGCAAAATGTCACTTGGTTTTACCATGTGAATTGCATTTGGGATTCTGACATAGGTAATCCGGAAGCTTCAGTGGATGGCTACTATCCGGGTGACGACTATATTGATTGGATCGGAGTAAGCTGTTATGGATCACAAAATCCCAAAAACGACTTTTGGTGGGATATGTCGCTCACATTTGACAATGTATATCAACAGATAACGGAATCCAATATGATAAGTGAAGAGAAACCAATCGCACTTATGGAATATGGAGTAACCGAAGACGAGCGTAAGCCTGAATGGATGGAAGATTTCTTTGAGGATATTGTGTCTGGACGTTATCCGAGACTTAAAGCGCTTAGTTGGTGGCAATCAGAATTTTGTGTTGTATATGACGAGACTGAAGATCAAGGGTGTGCCCAGTGGACCGATATACGCGTTAACTCGTCACAAGAAGCACTTGGCGTCTATCGGGACTATATGTCACACGATGTGTTTATTGGAGAGGCAAGGTTTGAAGAGCGATAA